The region attatcaTATATTTGGGAAAATAACTTACGGtgacatattaaaaaatttcagtAAGTTATCATGTATATAACATAAAATTTCCCTAAAATTTCCCTACTGTAAATaatttgagaaattttttaataatttgggaaTTTTTAATGGTCCGAAAAAGTTAGAACTTAGAGGCACAATAACGCAAAAATCCTAAATAGTCTATAAAAAGTTGGCCCCAAGTCACATAGGTAGGACAGATTTATAGACCATCGATTCCCGTGATCTCTCCGTCTCCCTTTCTCGAAGCCTCCTCCTTTGTATtgttctttttcattttcctGGAAAATTTTGTTGTTGATGGGGAGGTCAGGATTGTTTGATCTGGAGAAGCACTTTGCCTTCTACGGGGCATATCACAGCAACCCAGTTAATATTTTGATACATACTTTGTTTGTGTGGCCAATCCTTTTCTCTACTCTTCTTCTTATGTACTTTACGCCATCTCTGTTCAATTTCCCATATGGGTTTGATCCTGGCTATGGACTTATTTTGAATCTGGGGTTCGTTTTTACTGTTATCTATAGTCTGTTCTACGTCTGTTTGGACAACAAAGCTGGCTCTTTGGctgctttgctctgttttctttgtTGGGTTGGAGCCAGTCTTCTTGGTCAACGCCTTGGCTTCTCATTGGGATGGAAGGTAAGCCCCCCCACCATCAGAGATAAAATTCTCTGTTGGATTAGTTTTGTtttgtccttatttttttttaacatattttttaATTGGAGTCATGTATAGCATAGAACCTGTACAGAATTTGAGATGGAAAGAAGAAAGTGGCAATTATTTAAAATGGGTTATTTTCTGGAATGAATAATTTTGAAATAGGTTTTACTTTATTATCTTAATAAATTTTGTTTTGGAGGTGCTATTTTTTAATTGACATTGCTGTTGGATTAGGAGTGTTTTGTTTTGACTTGTTTATGGTTACATGATTTTTTGGTACATGTTTTTTAATTGGAGTCACGTATAGCATATCTGATTAGCATAGAACATGATTAGAACTTGAGATGGAATCATGGAAAGTAGAAATTTCCAATTATTTAAAGTgggttattttttataatgaatGATTTTGATAAGGATTTTACTCTATTAACTTAATTTTGTTTTGGGTGCTATCTTTTACTGACATTGCTGTTGGATTAGGAGAGTTTTGCTTTGACATGTTTATGGTTACATGATTTTCATTAACATGTTTATGTATTTTCATTAGTGTTTATGGCTGGTAAAGAAATTGACATCCGAAGACTTTGTCAAGCAAGCGTGGATAAGATTATGCGATTAGTTCCTATGGAAAAACTTTCCCTTGTTTTTTAATCTGAGAAAAGTTGGTTGACTTTCATAGGGTTTATCGCAGTTAGAGACTTTTGGTTGCCCTTAGTTAATGGTTAATTTTGTTTAAATGTGAGCTTTTATATTATTATGAAATGAGTTGCAAAACTTAGTTCTCTTAACCGAAGCCTTTCCCTGAGTTTGAAATTCTTCAACTAAAAAAAGGGAGGGGAGGGGGTAAACAAGGCTTAAAATATTGTAATCATCAACGTCATGTAACCATAATCTGAGATCCAGATTTTATGCTTGTTTCGTTCCATTTTTCTTTGTTAAGGTTCAATATTTATTAACACTAAATTGCAAATTTAATTTCAGGTTGGACTGGCAGCTCAATTGGTGTGTTGGACAGGGCAGTTTATAGGACATGGGGTGTTTGAGGTTGACTAGCTCTGTACTCTGAACTATCCTTAATTTATTCTATAATTCTATTTTGAACATAGTACAACTTTCTATGCTTGAAAAGAATCACATATATCTCTTTCCATATTTGCTGTGGTTGTAGAAACGCGCACCAGCTCTTCTGGACAACCTTGTTCAAGCCTTCTTGATGGCTCCTTTCTTTGTTTTGCTTGAGGTAATTTGTGTTACTCTCAGAACTGCAaattgatttttttgtttggtaatgATTTGGATTTGTTGATtaccatttatttttaattgtcacCATTTTTTTTAAGGTTCTTCTGTCTGTTTTGGACTATGAACCTTATCCGGGGTTTCGCACAACTGTGGAAGCAAGGATTAATGCTGATATCCAAGAGTGGCAAGAAAAGAAgcaaaaaaaaatctcttaaaaCTGGTGTTGAACATAGTTCGATGATTATAATTTTAGAACCCTTTGGAGAAGGGGTAAGTAAGAAAGGCCATGTACATCGGTGCTTGTTTATCATACTGATTGTACACTTTTTCTCATATTAAGAATGTACCATGTGCCTTTTCAAATTATGTCCAAGGTCCAAAAATTATAAAGTATCTTTACCTGGTTGAACTACATGAAATATTCAATACATGCTTCAGTAAAATTGATACAAAGAAATGAACAAACGTTCTTGGTCTGGTCTGTCTATGCAGTATACTGATAGCAATACAGAACTAAAGAAACAATTAATGGGGAAATAGAGCCAGCATTATCATTGAAAATACCAAGAATCCGAGAGCTTGGTTCTCTCCAAACAAACAAAGTTTTCACCAGAAATTTCCACACTAATTACATAAAAATATTGACTATTAATAGTCTGGCCTAGCTCATCCCGTATACCCCCATACACCCAATAATGCCCCTTCTAACTAACTTCCTTCTTTTCTTGCTGATCTGGCGCTTTCCACCGACTCTTCCCCTGCTGAACTGGCATGTTTCTGtgctcctcctcttcttctagcGTACACGTATGTTAGAGGTCTATCATTACCCCCGGCCCAAAAACGCACATTGTCCTCAAGGTGGAAACTAGGGAATTGCTGCTGAATGGTGGCAAAGTTTTCCCAAGTGGATTCACAATCAGGTAAGTGCATCCACTTAATAAGTACCTGTGGTTGTTCTCTGTGATTGCCTGGGCGTACGTCTAGGACTGCTTCTGGTTCCAGCAACCATTCCAACTCAGATGTGAGATTTTTAGGGAGCGTGGTGGCTGTCTGTTGAGGCCCCAATGCAGGACGGAGTAGTGAGACATGAAAAACGGGGTGTATTTTTGCCTCTGCTGGAAGTTGAAGTTTGTAGGCCGCTCCCCCTATTTTGGACAGAACGGTAAAGGGACCAAAAAACAAAGGACCTAACTTCTGATTCTGTCGTTTGGCCAAAGTGCGCTGTCGATAAGGTTTCAGCTTCACATAAACTCGATCTCCCGGCTGAAACTGAATGTCCCTCCTCTTCTTGTCGGCTTGGTGCTTCATCTTTTGCTGGGCACGTTGAAGGTTAAGCTTCAGCAGCTCCAAAACCTCATCTCTGGCCTGTAAATTCTGTTCGACAGCAGAGACAATAGTTTGATTTCCCTCTAAGCGTATTAAAGGCGGCGAATCCCTGTGATATAAGGCCTTAAAAGGTGTCATTCCTGCGGCAGAATGGTATGAAGTATTATACCAATACTCAGCCCATGCCAACCATTTAACCCACTGCGTGGCTTTCGAACTCACAAAACAACGAAGGTATGTTTCCAAGCATCGATTAACTACCTCCGATTGGCCATCTGTTTGGGGGTGATAAGATGAACTGCGCTTCAAAGTCGTCCCCTGCAACTTGAACAACTCTTTCCAAAAAAGAATTAAGAAAATTTTGTCGCGATCCGAGACAATAGATTTAGGGATGCCAAGAAGTTTGACGACCTCTCTAACAAATACAGAAGCCACGGTCACCGCTGTATAAGGGTGGCGTAGGGGTATAAAATGGGCATACTTGGAGAGGCGGTCGACCACCACGAAGATGGAGTCAAATCCATTAGATTGGGGGAGGCCCTCTATAAAATCCATTGAAATATCGTCCCACACTTGTTCGGGAATGGGAAGGGGCTGGAGTAATCCGATTGGAGATTGAGCTAAGTATTTGTTTTGCTGGCATATCGAACATGCTGCTACATATTTTTGGATATCCGCCCTCATTCCGTGCCAATAAAAATCAGCAGCCACCCTTTGGAATGTGCGAAAAACCCCTGCGTGACCCCCAATGTTGCTGTCGTGGTATTCATGTAAAAGCAGCGAGATAAACGGCGATGAAGAGGGAAGAACCAGCCTGCCTTTAAACTTGAGACACCCCTGGTTATAAGAGTACCCAGCACACGATTTTCCTTCCTGCAGTTGCTGAATTATTTTGGACAGCAGCGGGTCCGTGGTCACATGGTTCTGCAAATCGGTAACAGAAATCAAATTAGGGGCTGATATGGCGTGGCACTCTACCTCTGCTGGCATTCTAGACAAGGCGTCGGTAGCTTTGTTCTCCAGCCCAGGCCGATACTGTATGCGGAAGTCGTAACCCAGCAGCTTGGTTAACCATTTCTGATGTTCGGTGGCGACCATTCGCTGCTCTAATAGATACCTCAAGCTTCGTTGGTCGGTGCGCACAATGAACTGTCTTCCCAACAAATACGGCCTCCATTTCTGTATTGCAAGAACAATAGCCATTAGTTCCCTTTCATAAACAGACTTACAGCGAGCTTGTGGAGACAAAGCTTTACTGAAATAAGCAATAGGGCGCTGTTGTTGCATCAAAACAGCCCCAATACCCATGCCGGAAGCGTCGGTTTCCATCACAAATGGTTCTGAAAAATTAGGGAGGGCCAAGACGGGAATGCTACACATTGCTTCTTTCAAACGGTCAAAAGCTTCCTGGGCTTCAGTACTCCATCCAAACGCGTCCTTTTTGAGTTGATCTGTCAATGGTAGTGCTATTTGGCCATACCCTTTGACGAACTTTCTGTAATATCCCGTTAACCCCAAGAAACCGCGTAGATCTTTAAGTGTCTTCGGCGTGGGCCATTGAGACATAGCTGCCAGCTTTAGAGGGTCGGCGGATACTCCTTCCGCTGAAACGATGTGCCCCAAATATTCGAGTTGCGATCTAGCAAATAGACACTTCTTCTTGTTGGCAAATAATCTGTGGTTGCTGAGACAACGAAACACGATCTCTAGATGTTGTAGATGAAGTTCTATGGAGGCGctatacaccaaaatatcatcaaaaaAGACGAGCacaaattttctcaaaaattcacgAAATACGTCATTCATCAAAGCTTGAAATGTTGCTGGAGCGTTTGTGAGACCAAATGGCATTACTAAAAATTCGTAGTGCCCCTCATGTGTGCGAAATGCAGTTTTCTCAACATCCGTGGCGGCTACCCTTATTTGGTGGTACCCCGATTTGAGGTCTAACTTGGAAAACACTGTTGCTCCATAAAGCTCGTCAAGTAGTTCATCAATAACCGGAATCGGAAATTTATCTGCCACCGTTTCTCTATTTAATGCCCGGTAATCCACGCAAAACCTCCAgctcccatctttcttctttactaGCAATACCGGGCTAGAAAAAGGGCTTGTGCTCGGTTGAATGATCCCTGCTTGAAGCATTTCTTTCAAGAGCCGCTCGATTTCATCCTTTTGAATCTGTGCATAACGATAGGGGCGGACTGAGATGGGACCCACGCCTTCCTTCAGTGTAATGTGATGCTCGTGTGAGCGTGAAGGTGGTAAGCCCTCGGGTAGACAAAAAACACTCTCATGGCGCTGTAATAATTCTGCCACTGCCTCTGGAATATCTCCCAAATCCTGTGTTTGTTCCATGGACAGCGAGTTAAATTGGACCCAGTAACTGTGCCCCTTCTGCTGAACTGAGTGCAGCAATGCTTTGAGAGAAATCTGCGATTTACAAAGACTGGGATCTCCTTGAAGTGTGATCCACGTCCCTCCTACTTCAAATTTCATCACCATTGTTTTCCAATTCACTTCCATATTTCCTAATGAGCCCAGCCACTGAATACCCAAGATAGCATCTGCCCCACCTAGCTCCAGCGGTAGAAAATCCGTTATCACCCGTAAGGCACCCAATTCCAATTCCACGTTAGCACATACTCCCTCCGTTCTAACTCTGCCCCCAGTACCGAGCAAAACTCCATAGGCTGTGGTAGCTGTAATAGGAATATTAGAGGCCGACACCAACTCCTTCGaaataaaattgtgtgttgctcCACTATCTATGAGAACTGTAAC is a window of Humulus lupulus chromosome 4, drHumLupu1.1, whole genome shotgun sequence DNA encoding:
- the LOC133830584 gene encoding 2-hydroxy-palmitic acid dioxygenase MPO1 — encoded protein: MGRSGLFDLEKHFAFYGAYHSNPVNILIHTLFVWPILFSTLLLMYFTPSLFNFPYGFDPGYGLILNLGFVFTVIYSLFYVCLDNKAGSLAALLCFLCWVGASLLGQRLGFSLGWKVGLAAQLVCWTGQFIGHGVFEKRAPALLDNLVQAFLMAPFFVLLEVLLSVLDYEPYPGFRTTVEARINADIQEWQEKKQKKIS